One window from the genome of Methyloradius palustris encodes:
- a CDS encoding OmpP1/FadL family transporter translates to MKFHYKLLTLATLLAGSQAHATDGYFAPGYGVKSQGAGGVGYALPQDTLTVATNPAGLAWIGDRIDIGATWFRPIRESEITGSPAPGFNGTYDANDQKNFIIPEFGYSKQVSPQLSLGVAVYGNGGMNANYDRAVPLLGSSPAKIDFVQVFVAPTIAWKITPTQSLGVTLNLAYQRFAAKGLENFANPSSQSPNDVTNKGFDQSYGAGLHVGWLGQFGDYVSLGASYQTKTYTSKFDKYKGLFAEQGSFDVPATFGAGIAVKATPALTIAGDVQRIQYSDVDSVGNSLANFFTGNQLGSNNGPGFGWKDVTVYKLGAIYAYDDKLTLRAGYNHSDQPIPNSETLFNILAPAVVQNHLTFGSTWKFENKSELSFSYLHAFENTVNGSGSIPGLFGGGEVNLKMRQDSVGVAYGWAL, encoded by the coding sequence ATGAAATTTCACTACAAACTCTTAACGCTAGCCACTTTGCTCGCCGGTAGCCAAGCACACGCAACCGATGGCTACTTCGCCCCTGGATACGGCGTTAAATCACAGGGCGCTGGTGGTGTTGGCTATGCCTTGCCCCAAGACACTTTAACTGTAGCAACCAACCCAGCCGGATTAGCCTGGATCGGTGACAGAATCGATATAGGCGCGACCTGGTTCCGCCCAATCCGCGAGTCCGAGATTACGGGTAGCCCAGCACCTGGATTCAACGGTACTTACGATGCTAATGACCAGAAGAATTTCATCATCCCTGAGTTTGGTTATAGCAAACAGGTGTCACCACAGCTATCGCTGGGCGTTGCCGTTTATGGCAATGGTGGTATGAATGCCAATTACGACCGGGCTGTGCCTTTGTTAGGGTCATCTCCGGCAAAAATTGATTTTGTACAGGTCTTTGTCGCGCCGACTATTGCCTGGAAAATCACACCAACGCAATCTCTGGGCGTTACTTTAAATCTTGCCTACCAGCGGTTTGCTGCCAAAGGGCTAGAAAACTTTGCCAATCCATCTTCGCAATCGCCAAACGATGTCACCAATAAAGGCTTTGACCAATCATATGGCGCAGGTCTGCATGTTGGCTGGTTAGGGCAATTCGGTGATTATGTGTCGCTTGGTGCGAGCTACCAAACCAAGACCTACACCAGCAAGTTTGATAAATATAAAGGCTTGTTTGCGGAACAAGGCAGCTTTGATGTACCAGCCACGTTTGGTGCTGGTATTGCTGTAAAAGCGACACCAGCCCTGACGATTGCGGGAGATGTTCAACGCATTCAATACAGTGACGTAGATTCAGTCGGCAATTCATTGGCGAATTTCTTTACTGGCAACCAACTAGGCTCCAACAACGGCCCCGGTTTTGGCTGGAAAGACGTCACGGTTTATAAACTGGGAGCAATCTATGCCTATGATGACAAACTCACCCTGCGCGCTGGTTACAACCATTCCGACCAACCTATCCCTAATAGCGAAACTTTATTCAACATACTCGCGCCAGCTGTTGTGCAAAACCACTTGACCTTTGGCTCTACCTGGAAATTTGAAAACAAGAGCGAGCTATCATTCAGCTATTTGCATGCGTTTGAAAATACCGTTAATGGCAGCGGCTCAATCCCTGGCCTTTTTGGTGGCGGAGAAGTGAACCTCAAAATGCGCCAAGATTCAGTAGGCGTTGCCTATGGTTGGGCGCTATAA
- a CDS encoding sulfate/molybdate ABC transporter ATP-binding protein, which translates to MSIEIRNIVKGFGSFQALKDISLDVPNGELVALLGPSGCGKTTLLRIIAGLEAPDSGSILFHGNNATDRSVRDREVGFVFQHYALFRHMSVFENVAFGLRVRPKATRPTNAEIHRRVHKLLELVQLDWLADRYPPQLSGGQRQRIALARALAVEPKVLLLDEPFGALDAKVRKDLRRWLRRLHDELHITSVFVTHDQEEALEVADRIVVMNQGKIEQIGSPQEVYDFPASPFVYQFLGNVNLFHSRVNDGLAKIGDIELKLNAHEDTKDSAAFAYVRPHDIEVHKEQNGEASFEAVVNYIHAIGPLVRLELQRKDDTEIIEAELTKERFRELAISEGEHVFIRPRNVRVFLNQAT; encoded by the coding sequence ATGAGTATTGAGATTCGTAATATTGTAAAAGGCTTTGGTAGCTTCCAAGCGCTGAAAGACATCAGCCTGGATGTGCCGAATGGGGAATTGGTTGCGCTACTTGGCCCTTCTGGTTGCGGCAAAACCACCTTGCTACGCATTATTGCCGGGCTGGAAGCACCAGACTCAGGCAGCATATTATTCCATGGCAACAACGCCACAGACCGCAGCGTGCGTGACCGCGAAGTAGGGTTTGTATTCCAGCACTATGCGTTGTTCCGCCATATGTCAGTATTTGAGAATGTCGCGTTTGGTTTGCGTGTGCGTCCAAAAGCCACTCGCCCGACCAATGCTGAAATTCACAGACGCGTACACAAACTACTGGAACTAGTCCAACTTGACTGGCTGGCAGACCGTTATCCACCGCAGCTTTCTGGTGGGCAGCGTCAGCGTATTGCATTGGCACGTGCGCTGGCTGTAGAACCAAAAGTGTTGCTGCTGGATGAGCCGTTTGGCGCGCTAGATGCAAAAGTGCGTAAAGATTTACGCCGCTGGTTACGCCGCTTGCATGACGAACTACACATCACCAGCGTATTCGTGACGCACGATCAGGAGGAAGCGCTAGAAGTCGCTGACCGCATCGTGGTCATGAACCAAGGCAAGATCGAACAAATTGGCTCCCCGCAAGAAGTCTATGACTTCCCTGCATCGCCTTTTGTGTATCAATTCTTGGGCAATGTGAATCTATTCCATAGCCGCGTGAATGATGGTTTGGCGAAGATTGGTGATATTGAACTCAAACTCAATGCGCATGAAGACACCAAAGACAGCGCCGCCTTTGCCTATGTTCGCCCACATGATATTGAAGTACATAAAGAGCAGAACGGTGAAGCCTCATTTGAAGCCGTTGTAAATTATATCCACGCGATTGGTCCGCTGGTCAGGCTGGAACTGCAGCGGAAAGACGATACAGAAATCATCGAAGCCGAGCTAACTAAAGAACGCTTCCGCGAACTTGCCATTAGCGAAGGTGAACACGTATTCATCAGGCCAAGAAACGTGCGGGTGTTTCTAAATCAAGCTACATAA